Proteins from a single region of Fodinibius sp. Rm-B-1B1-1:
- a CDS encoding DUF368 domain-containing protein, whose translation MSENEDPVSQPDNTSWKEYPFLLIKGFLMGSADVVPGVSGGTLALIVGIYTRLINAIKSFDTRFFKRLITFKFRSALSEVHWKFMVMLLSGIFCALLFFTKVVPLQIYMFTNPELVYGLFFGLIVGSIFVLIKAIDGFNWIHALFVLVGAGIGFWVVTLVPTDTSEAPWFVFISGSIAICAMILPGISGSYFLLILRKYDYILSQFGKLGTSEMMGGLLALLPFIAGAIVGLALFARLLSWLLDRYEAKTLAVLIGFLIGSLYVIWPYQDRSYEQFVSKTQVVAYESAEAEALRSNPPNTNRPEFKRLGEVVNADGAQKEVEIVTVKNKLIKSDPFVPYVTVQEAGTKHFWSGIWGLLIGLIMVMGLDYLRTET comes from the coding sequence TTGTCAGAAAACGAAGACCCAGTATCTCAGCCTGACAATACTTCTTGGAAAGAGTATCCCTTTCTGTTAATAAAAGGCTTTTTAATGGGATCGGCAGATGTTGTGCCGGGCGTAAGCGGCGGCACGCTGGCTCTTATTGTGGGTATTTATACTCGTCTCATTAATGCCATCAAGAGTTTCGATACGCGTTTTTTTAAGCGATTAATTACGTTCAAATTTCGTTCTGCACTTAGCGAGGTACACTGGAAGTTTATGGTGATGTTGCTTTCGGGTATTTTTTGTGCTCTGCTGTTTTTTACAAAAGTAGTGCCCTTGCAGATCTATATGTTTACCAATCCCGAGTTGGTGTACGGACTTTTTTTCGGATTAATCGTGGGATCCATATTTGTATTAATTAAAGCCATTGACGGATTTAACTGGATTCATGCACTGTTTGTGTTGGTAGGGGCGGGAATCGGATTTTGGGTAGTGACCTTGGTACCTACGGATACGTCCGAAGCTCCGTGGTTTGTATTTATCAGTGGGTCTATTGCTATTTGTGCCATGATTTTACCTGGCATATCGGGATCGTATTTTCTGCTTATCCTGCGTAAGTACGATTATATTTTATCTCAATTTGGGAAGTTGGGTACGTCAGAGATGATGGGAGGATTGTTGGCCCTGCTTCCATTTATTGCCGGCGCCATAGTGGGGTTGGCACTTTTTGCCCGGTTGTTGTCGTGGCTTTTAGACCGTTATGAAGCGAAAACGTTAGCGGTGTTGATCGGCTTTTTAATTGGATCGCTGTACGTTATTTGGCCGTACCAGGATCGTAGTTATGAGCAGTTTGTTAGTAAGACCCAAGTGGTGGCATACGAAAGTGCCGAAGCGGAGGCGTTGCGCAGTAACCCACCGAATACCAATCGTCCGGAATTCAAGCGATTGGGAGAAGTGGTTAATGCTGATGGCGCACAAAAAGAAGTAGAGATTGTGACCGTAAAAAATAAACTTATCAAGAGTGATCCTTTTGTGCCGTATGTAACGGTTCAGGAGGCCGGAACAAAGCATTTTTGGAGCGGCATTTGGGGGCTACTAATTGGTCTAATTATGGTGATGGGGCTTGACTATTTACGGACGGAAACCTAA
- a CDS encoding universal stress protein: MKPITKILVPTDFSENAQLAYRHAQEIAHRVGAKVDFIHIIPTLTYFHKSLSNMQAPLDLDEEIYPTAQKEAMHQLQKAMDDYIANESKGEAICQINRKPSTAIANYAQEENYDLIVMASKGHHKSNLMRGSTTNKVVRHSSVPVFTVDEGLNAEGLKEIMIPTDGSMLSFTALPMGITLASIYGADITFYHVQEMYGSPLDSESRDPQKTDKQNIYEALMRRLDEFLNVEGLDNIQIARGSEQFRDQFVVSDNASSHRIDIYTAVDRGVSAHLGIEDYAAEHADVVVMATHGHSGFAHLLLGSTTEKVAQSLSTPVVTVKPKVGKFTEK, encoded by the coding sequence ATGAAGCCTATCACAAAGATATTAGTACCTACGGATTTTTCGGAAAATGCTCAGTTGGCCTATCGTCATGCCCAGGAAATTGCACACCGTGTTGGGGCAAAAGTGGATTTCATTCATATAATACCCACGCTTACATATTTCCATAAGAGTTTGTCAAATATGCAGGCGCCGCTTGATTTGGATGAGGAGATTTATCCCACGGCTCAAAAAGAGGCTATGCACCAGTTGCAGAAGGCAATGGATGATTACATTGCTAATGAATCTAAAGGGGAGGCTATTTGTCAGATCAATAGAAAACCATCTACAGCCATTGCCAATTATGCCCAAGAGGAGAATTATGATTTAATTGTGATGGCATCGAAGGGACATCATAAATCGAATCTTATGCGCGGTTCTACCACTAATAAAGTGGTTCGGCATTCTTCGGTACCGGTTTTTACGGTGGATGAAGGGCTGAATGCTGAAGGATTGAAGGAGATTATGATTCCTACAGATGGTTCGATGTTGTCGTTCACAGCCTTGCCTATGGGGATAACACTGGCCTCGATTTATGGTGCTGATATTACCTTTTATCATGTACAGGAGATGTATGGCAGTCCGTTGGATTCAGAAAGTCGCGATCCGCAAAAGACAGATAAGCAAAATATTTATGAAGCACTTATGAGGCGACTTGATGAGTTTCTGAATGTTGAAGGCTTGGATAATATTCAGATAGCCCGGGGAAGTGAGCAATTTCGTGATCAGTTTGTTGTTTCAGATAATGCTTCCAGTCATCGAATTGATATTTATACAGCAGTTGATCGCGGCGTGTCGGCACACTTGGGTATTGAGGATTATGCTGCCGAACATGCCGATGTGGTGGTTATGGCTACACACGGTCATAGCGGTTTTGCCCACTTGTTACTGGGTTCAACTACTGAAAAAGTAGCACAATCACTAAGCACGCCGGTGGTTACGGTAAAGCCGAAGGTTGGTAAGTTTACTGAGAAGTAA
- a CDS encoding vWA domain-containing protein — protein sequence MKLLKKILPAALTLSIFLMIIIVGCNSSDNSGEEIDVELIEAESEPPSKIRLFFKVDLGEENQFATLEPSAFDILEDGSQISRLESQADIQREPGDFLYSSVLMLDLSGSILNNADLPRLKEAATTFIERTMPVEGEDLYGTREMSVYWFDGEQNIHPLVGFTSVRDSLISGIESISEDISNDRSTNLNGAVIQGLSVMDDRLQEVREDSSGATAGSMVLFTDGTDQAGYVSTEQAMDSVRNAAKEHSLFTIGLGGEIDQEILKSFGKDGFELAEDSLELNDSFLAVAKRLEAESNSYYVLEYCSPKRSGQHSLELRANYEDKFGSFQTQFSAEGFSGGCTVE from the coding sequence ATGAAATTGTTGAAAAAAATCCTTCCCGCAGCACTTACCTTGAGCATTTTTCTTATGATCATTATCGTTGGTTGTAACAGCAGTGACAACAGCGGTGAGGAAATTGACGTTGAACTTATTGAAGCAGAATCTGAGCCGCCCTCTAAAATAAGGCTCTTCTTTAAGGTAGACCTTGGCGAAGAGAACCAATTTGCTACGCTCGAACCTTCTGCTTTTGATATTCTTGAAGATGGTTCACAGATATCGCGGCTCGAATCGCAGGCCGATATTCAGCGGGAACCGGGTGATTTTTTATATTCATCAGTACTGATGCTTGATCTCAGCGGCAGTATTCTTAATAATGCCGACCTGCCCCGGCTCAAAGAAGCGGCTACAACCTTTATCGAACGCACAATGCCGGTTGAGGGCGAAGACCTGTATGGCACTCGAGAGATGTCGGTGTATTGGTTTGATGGTGAGCAGAATATCCATCCTCTGGTAGGTTTTACATCTGTCCGCGATAGTCTGATATCGGGGATTGAATCTATCAGTGAAGATATTAGTAATGACAGATCTACTAATCTTAATGGTGCAGTCATCCAGGGTTTGTCGGTAATGGATGATCGCCTGCAAGAAGTCCGTGAAGATTCGAGCGGTGCTACGGCCGGATCGATGGTATTATTTACTGACGGTACGGACCAGGCGGGATACGTGAGCACTGAACAGGCCATGGATTCGGTGCGGAATGCTGCTAAGGAGCACTCTCTTTTTACAATTGGGTTAGGTGGAGAAATTGATCAGGAGATATTGAAATCGTTTGGTAAGGATGGTTTTGAGCTTGCTGAGGATTCACTGGAACTCAATGATTCTTTCCTGGCAGTGGCCAAGAGGTTGGAGGCAGAATCAAATTCATATTATGTGCTTGAGTACTGTTCGCCCAAGCGCTCAGGTCAGCACTCATTAGAGTTGCGTGCGAACTATGAAGATAAATTTGGAAGCTTCCAAACCCAGTTTTCGGCTGAAGGTTTTTCCGGCGGATGCACGGTAGAATAA
- a CDS encoding metal-dependent hydrolase, with protein MDTSVQAQWLGHSAFKLVSPKGTNILVDPFLSGNPSTPDEYKQQDNVDYILLTHGHEDHVGDTLDIAEKTGCKVVSMVELSRLLVNKHGLEEEQAIEFNKGGTVAFDDFSVTMVDANHSSSFQGDYAGEPGGLVISFYDDITFYHLGDTNIFYELELYGELYEPDVVAVPMGDYYTMGPGEAAMACDLLQADYAVPIHYGTFPPLTGDPKDFKKYTEKSTDTEVWIPEAGENFLG; from the coding sequence ATGGATACATCAGTGCAAGCCCAATGGTTGGGACACTCTGCTTTTAAACTCGTAAGCCCCAAAGGAACAAATATTTTGGTTGATCCCTTTCTGTCGGGTAATCCATCAACACCGGACGAGTATAAACAACAGGATAACGTCGATTATATTCTGTTAACTCACGGACATGAAGATCATGTAGGTGACACGCTCGACATTGCCGAAAAAACCGGTTGCAAAGTAGTATCGATGGTCGAACTTTCCCGGCTTTTGGTAAACAAGCACGGCCTTGAAGAAGAACAAGCGATCGAATTTAATAAAGGAGGTACGGTGGCCTTCGATGATTTTTCCGTAACAATGGTAGACGCCAACCACAGCTCCTCGTTCCAAGGGGACTATGCTGGTGAACCGGGAGGACTGGTGATCTCTTTTTACGATGATATTACCTTTTACCACTTAGGCGATACCAACATCTTTTACGAACTTGAACTATACGGTGAACTCTACGAACCCGATGTTGTTGCTGTACCTATGGGCGATTACTATACCATGGGTCCCGGCGAAGCAGCCATGGCATGCGACCTGCTTCAAGCAGATTACGCAGTGCCTATCCATTATGGAACATTTCCTCCCCTTACCGGCGATCCGAAAGATTTCAAGAAGTACACCGAAAAATCGACCGACACGGAAGTCTGGATTCCCGAGGCTGGAGAAAATTTTCTGGGATAA
- a CDS encoding L-threonylcarbamoyladenylate synthase yields the protein MAERIKLHPETPHVKRLFEIADKVKDGAVVLFPTDSQYALGCDYKNKKGIERIREIRQLGQDDHLTILCDSLSGTAKFAHISDYNFKLMKRLIPGPYTFILPATKEVPKLLVHPKKKTVGIRVPDYPICEGLVREVGNPMLAITAKKPDMDNNALDAFDREPFLREFEKLVDVTIDNQQDLPSRETTILDMTDDNTKIVRRGLGIERVEEVFDREREPLEK from the coding sequence ATGGCAGAACGAATTAAACTGCATCCCGAGACTCCCCATGTAAAACGATTATTTGAAATTGCCGACAAGGTGAAAGATGGAGCGGTGGTGTTGTTTCCCACCGACAGTCAATATGCACTTGGCTGTGATTATAAAAACAAAAAGGGGATTGAACGAATTCGAGAGATTCGACAGCTTGGTCAAGATGATCACTTAACTATTTTATGTGATTCTTTATCTGGAACGGCGAAGTTTGCCCATATTTCTGATTATAACTTTAAGCTGATGAAACGACTGATTCCGGGGCCATACACCTTTATTTTACCGGCAACAAAAGAGGTGCCCAAGTTGCTTGTTCATCCCAAGAAAAAAACGGTTGGGATTCGCGTACCTGATTATCCGATTTGTGAAGGGTTGGTGCGTGAAGTTGGAAATCCGATGCTGGCTATTACGGCGAAGAAGCCGGATATGGATAATAATGCGCTGGATGCGTTTGATCGGGAGCCATTTTTGCGTGAGTTCGAAAAGTTGGTGGATGTGACTATTGATAATCAGCAGGATCTGCCTTCGAGGGAAACAACGATTTTAGATATGACGGATGATAATACCAAGATTGTCCGTCGAGGACTTGGAATTGAACGGGTTGAAGAAGTGTTTGACAGGGAGCGAGAACCGTTAGAAAAATAG
- a CDS encoding ATP-dependent 6-phosphofructokinase, producing the protein MKIAINTGGGDAPGLNAAIRAATLAALKRGWEVYGIENGYGSIFTDDPFIKLDAKAVRGITMQGGTILGTANRGNPFEMPYEKDDGSWGAKDVSDQLVETFEDYGIDALVAIGGDGSMNIASKLIQKGLNIVGVPKTIDNDIYGCDVTLGFDTAIDIATGAIDRITTTAESHHRLMVVEVMGRYAGWIALYSGIASSADVILIPEIPFSYDSIVKKIKEREAKGRHYTMIVVAEGATKKDGEIVTKGKTPGQQVQLGGIADQVADELSERTGKESRSVVLGHLQRGGSPSTYDRLISLRFGAAAIRCVEEHDYNKLVVLQDNKLTRIPITSIEGKMKAVSLESDTVQTARDIGICLGD; encoded by the coding sequence ATGAAAATTGCTATAAATACAGGGGGCGGCGACGCTCCCGGATTGAATGCGGCTATCCGGGCGGCTACCTTGGCAGCTTTGAAAAGAGGATGGGAAGTATACGGTATTGAAAATGGCTATGGTTCCATTTTTACTGATGACCCTTTTATAAAACTCGATGCAAAAGCGGTGCGTGGTATCACAATGCAGGGCGGAACCATTTTGGGTACCGCCAATCGTGGTAATCCCTTTGAAATGCCGTATGAGAAAGATGATGGTAGCTGGGGGGCCAAAGATGTATCAGACCAGCTGGTGGAAACGTTTGAGGACTACGGTATTGATGCTCTTGTAGCCATTGGCGGCGACGGTTCGATGAATATTGCCAGCAAGCTCATCCAGAAAGGACTAAATATTGTAGGCGTACCCAAAACGATTGATAATGATATTTATGGTTGCGACGTAACGCTTGGTTTTGATACCGCTATCGATATTGCCACAGGTGCAATCGACCGTATTACAACTACGGCGGAATCGCATCACCGGCTGATGGTGGTAGAAGTGATGGGGCGTTACGCCGGATGGATTGCATTATATTCCGGCATTGCATCCTCGGCAGATGTGATATTGATTCCCGAGATACCGTTTTCGTATGATTCGATTGTGAAAAAAATTAAGGAGCGGGAAGCAAAGGGACGTCATTATACGATGATTGTCGTGGCCGAAGGGGCTACGAAAAAAGACGGTGAAATTGTCACCAAAGGGAAAACGCCCGGACAACAAGTACAGCTGGGAGGGATCGCCGATCAGGTTGCGGATGAACTCAGCGAGCGAACAGGTAAAGAGTCACGGTCTGTAGTATTGGGACATCTCCAGCGTGGTGGTTCTCCATCAACTTATGATCGATTAATTTCATTGCGATTTGGCGCAGCGGCCATTCGCTGTGTAGAAGAACACGATTATAATAAGTTGGTAGTGCTACAGGATAATAAGCTGACTCGTATTCCGATCACCAGTATTGAGGGAAAAATGAAAGCTGTATCTCTTGAAAGCGATACGGTGCAAACGGCGCGTGATATTGGTATCTGTTTGGGAGATTAA
- the ytxJ gene encoding bacillithiol system redox-active protein YtxJ, with protein sequence MGLFDSVKNAFSGEDTSDIWAAISDSSQVAPIIEASKEKPQLIYKHSHRCSVCFVAKGTLEQASEKILQHADMHFVNVVNSREASNEIASALDIRHESPQVILVDDGEAVWHGSHGSINAEELLDHLG encoded by the coding sequence ATGGGACTTTTTGATTCAGTAAAGAATGCATTTTCTGGTGAAGATACGAGTGATATTTGGGCGGCGATTTCAGATTCCTCCCAAGTAGCACCAATTATTGAAGCATCAAAAGAAAAGCCACAGCTTATTTATAAACACAGCCACCGCTGCAGTGTCTGCTTTGTGGCCAAGGGGACTTTGGAACAAGCCTCAGAAAAAATTCTGCAGCACGCTGATATGCATTTTGTAAATGTGGTAAACAGCCGAGAGGCTTCAAATGAAATTGCTTCAGCTCTGGATATTCGCCATGAGTCGCCCCAAGTTATTTTGGTTGATGATGGGGAGGCGGTGTGGCATGGATCGCATGGGAGTATTAATGCTGAAGAGTTGTTAGACCATCTGGGATAA
- the mtnA gene encoding S-methyl-5-thioribose-1-phosphate isomerase, with product MNNDIDAAVQSIEWREDHVRILDQTYLPGREVYSDIRDVGRMWEAIKKLRIRGAPAIGIAAAYGMYLGIKELPENAFESFIVEVNRVAEYLEGAHPTATNLEWATNRIKSTIRAHKGKEISEIKKIVLQTAKTIHDEDKRICKKIGEHGGDLIPKDAQVLTHCNTGSLATGKYGTALSAIFHAHEQGKKPFVWVDETRPLLQGSRLTAWELMNAEIPMKIITDSAAGSLMQRDEVDMIIVGADRVAANGDVANQIGTYPLAVLAQENNVPFYVAAPLSTVDMDIDQGDDIPLVERDQEEILNYSDSQVAPKKAEAYNPTFDITPNSYITGIVTEEGTVEPPFDEGFRNIFED from the coding sequence ATGAATAATGATATTGACGCGGCTGTACAATCTATTGAATGGCGGGAAGATCATGTTCGCATTTTAGATCAAACCTATCTGCCCGGCCGGGAAGTCTATAGCGACATTCGCGATGTTGGGCGTATGTGGGAAGCAATAAAAAAACTCCGCATTCGCGGGGCACCCGCCATTGGTATTGCTGCTGCCTACGGTATGTATTTGGGAATTAAAGAACTCCCCGAAAATGCTTTTGAAAGCTTTATCGTTGAGGTAAACCGAGTGGCAGAGTATTTAGAGGGAGCACACCCTACCGCCACCAACCTTGAATGGGCTACGAATCGCATCAAATCCACTATTCGAGCACATAAAGGTAAAGAGATCAGTGAGATAAAAAAGATAGTATTACAAACAGCGAAAACAATCCACGATGAAGACAAACGCATCTGTAAAAAGATTGGCGAACATGGCGGGGATTTGATCCCTAAAGATGCACAAGTGCTAACACACTGTAATACCGGAAGCCTGGCGACCGGAAAATATGGTACCGCTCTTTCAGCAATATTTCACGCGCATGAGCAGGGCAAAAAACCGTTTGTGTGGGTAGATGAAACGCGTCCCCTGCTGCAAGGCTCACGCCTTACGGCCTGGGAACTGATGAATGCAGAAATCCCAATGAAAATTATCACAGATTCGGCTGCCGGATCGCTTATGCAGCGCGACGAAGTAGATATGATCATCGTTGGGGCAGATAGAGTCGCAGCCAACGGTGATGTGGCAAACCAAATAGGCACTTATCCCTTAGCTGTCTTGGCTCAAGAAAATAATGTCCCCTTTTATGTAGCTGCTCCGCTTTCAACTGTTGACATGGATATTGACCAAGGCGATGATATTCCGTTAGTAGAGCGCGACCAAGAAGAAATTCTCAATTACAGCGACTCGCAGGTAGCTCCTAAAAAAGCTGAAGCCTATAATCCCACGTTCGATATTACTCCCAATTCATATATCACTGGCATCGTAACCGAAGAAGGAACAGTCGAACCACCTTTTGATGAAGGGTTCAGAAATATTTTTGAGGATTAA
- the ggt gene encoding gamma-glutamyltransferase has protein sequence MRIILQFLFALLIIIGTQTEQVFSQTGWAKSYENAVVVSAEKHASQIGKKILQQGGNAVDAAVAVQFALAVTEPRAGNIGGGGFMVLHLEDGTSKALDFRERAPERATKDMFIKNGEYQSDLSRRSALASGVPGVVDGMIKALERYGNLPLETVIEPAIKLAEDGFPLSWKQAQDLNYYADKFQKYRTSRRYFTKRDKTPYQEGDLFVQEDLAATLDRIARMGRDGFYSGLTADRIVNTMEELGGIINYRDLKNYESKWRDPVSVTYNGYNLHIMPPPSSGSIAIAQMLTMLENYDLKKLGFNSAEYVHLVTEVMRRAFADRAHFLGDPDFVNIPKPELLSETYNDHRMTSFKSDTITSSDNISHGDPISIEESTETTHYSIVDEQGNAVAVTTTLNGSFGNKIAVDGAGFLLNNEMDDFTAQPGEPNMFGLIQGKANAVAPKKRMLSSMSPTIVTKNDSTRMVLGAAGGPMIITATFHNFLNMAVFGMDPQKANSAPRFHHQWMPDKLYYEEFGLSPDTRHKLQKMGHQLEVRGSIGRTHNILVDDEGLKFGSPDPRGDGSAQGY, from the coding sequence ATGCGTATCATTCTGCAATTTCTATTTGCTCTACTCATAATCATTGGCACTCAAACTGAGCAAGTTTTTTCCCAAACCGGCTGGGCCAAATCATACGAAAATGCCGTTGTCGTCTCTGCCGAAAAACATGCTTCGCAAATCGGTAAAAAAATATTGCAACAGGGGGGCAATGCTGTTGATGCAGCTGTTGCCGTACAGTTCGCCTTAGCCGTAACTGAGCCCCGTGCCGGAAATATTGGGGGCGGTGGCTTTATGGTTTTGCATCTTGAAGACGGCACTTCAAAAGCACTCGATTTTCGGGAACGTGCCCCCGAACGCGCCACAAAAGATATGTTTATTAAAAACGGAGAATACCAATCCGATTTAAGTCGCCGATCAGCACTCGCCTCGGGTGTACCCGGAGTTGTGGATGGAATGATTAAAGCTCTCGAGCGATATGGAAACTTGCCGCTCGAAACAGTAATAGAACCGGCCATTAAACTGGCAGAAGACGGATTTCCCCTTAGCTGGAAACAAGCACAAGATCTAAATTACTACGCAGACAAATTTCAGAAATATCGCACCTCACGCCGATATTTTACCAAACGTGATAAAACCCCCTATCAAGAAGGAGATCTCTTTGTGCAAGAAGATCTGGCTGCTACCTTAGATCGCATCGCACGTATGGGACGTGATGGGTTTTACTCCGGACTTACGGCCGATCGCATTGTCAATACGATGGAAGAACTTGGAGGTATTATCAACTATCGTGATCTTAAAAACTACGAAAGCAAATGGCGTGATCCTGTGTCGGTTACCTACAATGGATATAACCTTCATATCATGCCTCCCCCCAGTAGCGGCAGTATCGCAATCGCTCAAATGCTTACGATGCTCGAAAATTATGACCTCAAAAAATTGGGATTCAACTCTGCCGAATATGTTCATTTAGTGACCGAAGTTATGCGACGCGCTTTTGCAGATCGAGCTCATTTTCTCGGTGATCCGGACTTCGTGAATATCCCAAAGCCAGAATTGTTATCCGAAACATATAATGATCATCGAATGACAAGCTTTAAGTCTGATACTATTACCAGCAGTGATAATATTTCGCACGGTGATCCAATTTCGATTGAGGAATCAACTGAGACAACTCATTATTCCATTGTAGATGAACAAGGAAATGCGGTAGCTGTTACCACGACCCTTAATGGCTCTTTTGGAAATAAAATTGCCGTCGATGGAGCAGGCTTTTTGCTTAACAATGAAATGGATGACTTTACGGCTCAACCCGGCGAACCCAATATGTTTGGACTAATTCAGGGCAAAGCCAACGCCGTAGCTCCCAAAAAACGGATGCTCAGCAGCATGTCCCCCACGATTGTTACAAAAAATGATTCTACCAGGATGGTATTGGGAGCCGCTGGCGGACCTATGATTATAACAGCAACCTTCCATAATTTTCTTAATATGGCCGTTTTTGGGATGGATCCTCAAAAAGCTAATTCTGCACCTCGCTTTCATCACCAATGGATGCCAGACAAACTGTATTACGAAGAATTTGGCCTAAGTCCCGATACCCGACATAAATTACAGAAAATGGGTCACCAACTTGAAGTCAGGGGAAGCATTGGACGGACACACAATATTCTTGTGGATGACGAGGGCTTAAAGTTTGGCTCTCCCGATCCGCGCGGCGATGGCTCTGCACAGGGATATTAA